CAATTATGTGCTTGCGTGCGCGAGCCATCCGCGCAGCGACCTCGTCGTCGAAGTTCCCATCGAGTCGCGGATGGAGGGCAAGAAAATCCTTATCGACCAGGATGCGCAGCGCTTCAGTGGTTTGGCCAGAGTCGATTTGACCAAGTATGATTTCGCGCACGCGCCGCTCACAGAGAAGATTTTCCTCGACGTGCCCGTCCCCTCTCTCCAGGACAGCCTGTCGGACCTGAGCCGCCTCTTTCGCTCGATCCGTTCAAAGGTGGACGCCCCCATCATGCAGACCGGCCTCAAAAACATCCGGCGCGTCCCGCAGGTACTGCGGCGCGGCGACTGGAAAATCACCTGCACGCTCGGCGAGCGCGGGGGCACCATCGAGGTCCTCGAGATCGAGGAAGGCGATACCTCGGCCCGAAATTACGGCGTCGCGGTCGACGTCGGAACGACGACCGTCGTCACACATCTCATCGACCTCACCACCTCGAAGGTGCTCGCGACCGACGCGACGTACAACTCGCAGATCGCCTTCGGCGAAGACGTCATCACCAGGCTCATTTACGCCAAGGAAGAGGTGGGCGGCCGCGAGCGTTTGCACGAGGCCATTGTCGGCAACCTCAATATGCTGATTAACAACATCGTTACCGAGGCCGATGTCAGTATCCAGGACGTAACCTGCGTGCTCTGCGCAGGAAATACGACCATGATGCACTTCCTGCTGGACCTCGACTCCTCCAATATCAGGCGCGAACCCTACATACCGGCCGCGGCCTTCATCCCGCCCATCAGGGCGATCGAAGTCGGCATCCAGATCAATCCGCGCGGCCTGCTGTACGCGGTTCCCGCCGTCAGCAGCTACGTGGGCGGCGACATCGTCTCCGGAGTCCTCGCCTCAGGCATCTACCGCTCCAATGAGCTCTCGATGCTCATCGACGTGGGCACGAACGGCGAGATCGTCGTCGGCAATAGCGAGTGGATGGTCTGCTGCTCCGCTTCGGCAGGCCCTGCATTCGAGGGCGGCGAAGTGAAATTCGGCATGAGGGCCACTCATGGCGCTATCGAGAAAATCAAGGTGAGCGACGGCGGAGAGTCCGTTCAAATGGTCGTCATCGCCGAAGAGAAACCCCGCGGCATCTGCGGGTCCGGCCTGATCGATGTCATCTCCGAGCTGCGCAGACAAAAAGTCGTCGACAGAACCGCCAAATTCTCCGACCCCGGCTTCTGCAGCCGGCTGAGAAAGTCGGAAGATGATACCGTCGAATACGTGATCGCCTATGCCGACGAGACCGCGATGGGGCGCGACATCGTTATCACGCAGCCCGACATCAACAATCTGGTCCGTTCGAAGGCGGCCGTTTTTGCGGGCGCATCCGTTCTCATCAAGAGCATGGGCCTCGGTTTTCACGACCTCGAACGCCTGTATATCGCGGGCGGATTCGGCAATTATCTCGATCTATCCGCCGGCGTCGCCATCGGGCTCTTACCCGATATCCCGCTTGAGAAAGTCAGATTTATCGGCAACAGCTCGCTCAACGGCGCAAAGCTGGCGATATTGTCGAAGGAGGCGTTCGCCGAGGTCGAGCGAATCGCCCAAAAAATGACGTACATCGACCTGAGCAGCAACCTGCAGTTCATGGATGAATACAGTTCCGCTCTGTTCTTGCC
This DNA window, taken from Candidatus Abyssobacteria bacterium SURF_5, encodes the following:
- a CDS encoding DUF4445 domain-containing protein gives rise to the protein MAEYKITFMPDAKTAAASPDETILDAAQRAGVYVHSLCGGDMICGKCRVIISQGQVFEEQHMLLSREEVQRNYVLACASHPRSDLVVEVPIESRMEGKKILIDQDAQRFSGLARVDLTKYDFAHAPLTEKIFLDVPVPSLQDSLSDLSRLFRSIRSKVDAPIMQTGLKNIRRVPQVLRRGDWKITCTLGERGGTIEVLEIEEGDTSARNYGVAVDVGTTTVVTHLIDLTTSKVLATDATYNSQIAFGEDVITRLIYAKEEVGGRERLHEAIVGNLNMLINNIVTEADVSIQDVTCVLCAGNTTMMHFLLDLDSSNIRREPYIPAAAFIPPIRAIEVGIQINPRGLLYAVPAVSSYVGGDIVSGVLASGIYRSNELSMLIDVGTNGEIVVGNSEWMVCCSASAGPAFEGGEVKFGMRATHGAIEKIKVSDGGESVQMVVIAEEKPRGICGSGLIDVISELRRQKVVDRTAKFSDPGFCSRLRKSEDDTVEYVIAYADETAMGRDIVITQPDINNLVRSKAAVFAGASVLIKSMGLGFHDLERLYIAGGFGNYLDLSAGVAIGLLPDIPLEKVRFIGNSSLNGAKLAILSKEAFAEVERIAQKMTYIDLSSNLQFMDEYSSALFLPHTNLELFPSVN